From the genome of Streptomyces sp. NBC_00659, one region includes:
- a CDS encoding winged helix-turn-helix transcriptional regulator codes for MTTLNRPGAPDGHACGIDTAMEVIGGKWKVLILWALHEHSCSRFGELRRLLPGITEKVLASHLREMEADGVVHRVSYDEVPPRVEYSLTKDGARLNDALQPLAAWGRERPAARGQKEMTG; via the coding sequence ATGACGACGCTGAACCGGCCGGGCGCACCGGACGGACACGCCTGCGGGATCGACACCGCGATGGAGGTGATCGGAGGCAAGTGGAAGGTGCTGATCCTCTGGGCACTCCACGAGCACTCCTGCAGCCGCTTCGGCGAGTTGCGCCGACTGCTTCCGGGGATCACCGAGAAGGTGCTTGCCTCGCACCTGCGCGAGATGGAAGCGGACGGTGTCGTGCACCGCGTCTCCTACGACGAGGTGCCGCCCCGCGTCGAGTACTCGCTCACCAAGGACGGCGCGCGCCTCAACGACGCACTCCAGCCGCTGGCCGCCTGGGGACGCGAGCGGCCGGCCGCCCGCGGACAGAAGGAGATGACGGGCTAG
- a CDS encoding NAD(P)-dependent oxidoreductase: MTQNPVEKTSVTMLGLGAMGTALARTWLAAGHPLTVWNRTPARAAALAAEGAKVADSAAAAVAANTLVVVCLLDDASVDEALAGADLAGRDLVNLTTSTPAQARARAEWARELGARYLDGGIMAVPPMIGVPEAGGYVFYSGSRELFERHQEVLRVPAGTTYVGEDAGFAALHDVALLSAMYGMFAGAAHAFALIRKEDIDPASLAPLLADWLVAMAPAVHQTADRLRSGDYTKGVVSDLAMQVAGTPTFLSTAEQQGVSSELLSPYFALMRRRLAEGGGEEDLTGVIDLLVR, encoded by the coding sequence ATGACACAGAACCCTGTTGAGAAGACCTCCGTCACGATGCTGGGCCTCGGCGCGATGGGCACCGCGCTGGCCCGTACCTGGCTTGCCGCCGGCCACCCGCTCACCGTCTGGAACCGCACCCCGGCCCGCGCCGCGGCGCTCGCCGCCGAGGGGGCGAAGGTCGCGGACAGTGCCGCCGCGGCGGTCGCGGCGAACACCCTGGTCGTCGTCTGCCTGTTGGACGATGCCTCGGTCGACGAGGCACTGGCCGGCGCCGACCTGGCCGGCAGGGACCTGGTCAACCTGACCACCAGCACCCCTGCCCAGGCCCGTGCCCGCGCCGAGTGGGCCCGCGAGCTCGGTGCCCGCTACCTGGACGGCGGGATCATGGCCGTCCCGCCGATGATCGGTGTCCCGGAAGCCGGCGGCTACGTCTTCTACAGCGGCTCGCGGGAGCTGTTCGAGCGGCACCAGGAGGTGCTGCGCGTCCCGGCCGGTACCACCTACGTCGGCGAGGACGCCGGCTTCGCGGCCCTGCACGACGTGGCCCTGCTGAGCGCCATGTACGGGATGTTCGCCGGGGCCGCGCACGCCTTCGCCCTGATCCGCAAGGAGGACATCGACCCCGCGTCGCTCGCCCCGCTGCTCGCCGACTGGCTCGTAGCCATGGCGCCGGCCGTTCACCAGACCGCCGACCGGCTGCGAAGCGGGGACTACACCAAGGGCGTCGTCTCCGACCTCGCCATGCAGGTGGCCGGCACCCCGACCTTCCTGAGCACCGCCGAGCAGCAGGGTGTCAGCTCTGAACTGCTCAGTCCCTACTTCGCGTTGATGCGCCGCCGCTTGGCCGAGGGCGGTGGCGAGGAGGACCTGACCGGCGTGATCGACCTGCTGGTGCGCTGA
- a CDS encoding maleylacetate reductase — protein MTTPPSARLDFTYETRPARVVFRPGASVTATPKEAARLALHRVLVVCGGRGADAAHAVADALGDSCVGVHAGARMHVPVEVADEAVEVARAAGADGCVAVGGGSAIGLGKAIALRTGLPLIAVPSTYSGSEMTSVWGLTEQGVKRTGRDPRVQPRCVVYDPDLTLGLPVPLSVTSGVNALAHAVEALYAPDASPLVSLMAEEGVRAMAGALPGVAADPADPQARARALYGAWLCGSCLGATTMGLHHKLAHVLGGTFGLPHAETHTVLLPYTLAHNAAAAPEAVAVLARAMDTDDVPRALRELAGGLGAPRTLAELGLREADLARAATQVAAESYPNPREVTAHGVLGLLTAAYEGWEPRS, from the coding sequence ATGACCACCCCGCCGAGCGCCCGGCTCGACTTCACCTACGAGACCCGGCCCGCCCGGGTCGTCTTCCGGCCCGGCGCCTCGGTGACCGCGACACCGAAAGAGGCCGCGCGGCTCGCGCTGCACCGGGTCCTCGTGGTGTGCGGCGGCCGGGGCGCCGACGCCGCGCACGCGGTGGCGGACGCGCTCGGCGACAGCTGCGTGGGGGTGCACGCCGGCGCCCGGATGCACGTACCCGTGGAGGTCGCCGACGAGGCCGTCGAGGTGGCGCGGGCGGCGGGCGCCGACGGGTGTGTCGCCGTCGGCGGCGGATCCGCGATCGGCCTCGGCAAGGCGATCGCGCTGCGCACCGGCCTGCCGCTGATCGCCGTGCCCTCCACCTACTCGGGCTCCGAGATGACCTCCGTGTGGGGCCTGACCGAGCAGGGGGTCAAACGCACCGGACGCGACCCCCGGGTACAGCCGCGTTGCGTCGTCTACGACCCCGATCTCACCCTCGGCCTCCCGGTCCCGCTCTCGGTGACCAGCGGTGTCAACGCCCTCGCGCACGCGGTCGAGGCGCTGTACGCCCCCGACGCCTCCCCGCTGGTCTCCCTGATGGCGGAGGAGGGCGTACGGGCGATGGCCGGCGCCCTTCCCGGCGTGGCCGCGGACCCCGCCGATCCGCAGGCCCGCGCGCGGGCCCTCTACGGCGCCTGGCTCTGCGGTTCCTGCCTCGGCGCGACGACCATGGGGCTGCACCACAAGCTGGCCCACGTCCTCGGCGGCACCTTCGGCCTGCCGCACGCCGAGACCCACACCGTGCTCCTCCCGTACACCCTCGCCCACAACGCGGCCGCCGCGCCGGAAGCGGTCGCCGTTCTCGCGCGGGCCATGGACACCGACGACGTCCCCCGCGCCCTCCGGGAGCTCGCGGGAGGCCTCGGCGCTCCCCGTACGCTGGCCGAACTCGGCTTGAGGGAAGCCGACTTGGCGCGCGCGGCGACCCAGGTCGCCGCGGAGTCGTACCCCAACCCCCGCGAGGTCACCGCGCATGGCGTCCTGGGGCTGCTGACGGCCGCGTACGAGGGTTGGGAACCGCGGAGCTAG
- a CDS encoding dioxygenase family protein, producing MARERTTRITDAVVDSFAGTADPRLRELLGALTRHLHAFVRESRPTTAEWESAVAFLAATGHMCTDTRQEFVLLSDVLGVSMLVETLNGHGDPGATESTVLGPFHMTQSPARELGATIDLVGTGEPCVVSGRVLSRDGTPLPGAVLDVWQADDQGFYDVQRPDVQPPGNGRGLFTADAEGRFRFRTCVPSPYPIPTDGPVGALLGATGRHSWRPAHIHFIASAEGHAPVTTHIFVAGSPYLDSDAVFAVKRSLVQDFAETDDPALAREFGVANPFRHARFDLVLETA from the coding sequence TCGGCGCGCTCACCCGCCATCTGCACGCCTTCGTCCGCGAGAGCCGGCCGACGACCGCGGAGTGGGAGAGCGCCGTGGCCTTCCTCGCGGCGACCGGACACATGTGCACGGACACCCGGCAGGAGTTCGTCCTCCTGTCGGACGTGCTCGGTGTCTCCATGCTGGTGGAGACCCTGAACGGCCACGGCGACCCGGGTGCGACGGAGTCGACCGTGCTCGGACCCTTCCACATGACGCAATCGCCCGCACGGGAACTCGGCGCGACCATCGACCTGGTGGGCACCGGCGAGCCGTGCGTGGTCAGCGGCCGGGTACTGTCCCGGGACGGCACTCCGCTGCCGGGCGCCGTCCTCGACGTGTGGCAGGCGGACGACCAGGGCTTCTACGACGTCCAGCGGCCGGACGTGCAACCGCCCGGCAACGGCCGCGGGCTCTTCACCGCGGACGCCGAGGGCCGCTTCCGGTTCCGCACCTGTGTACCGAGTCCGTACCCGATCCCCACCGACGGCCCGGTCGGCGCCCTGCTCGGGGCCACCGGCCGCCACTCCTGGCGCCCCGCCCACATCCACTTCATTGCCTCGGCCGAGGGCCACGCCCCCGTCACCACGCACATCTTCGTGGCGGGCAGCCCCTATCTGGACTCGGACGCAGTCTTCGCCGTGAAAAGGAGTCTCGTCCAGGACTTCGCCGAGACCGACGACCCCGCGCTGGCACGGGAGTTCGGCGTCGCGAACCCCTTCCGCCACGCCCGCTTCGACCTCGTCCTGGAGACGGCATGA
- a CDS encoding NPP1 family protein, translating to MTRSSRTRRVSLVLGSAVAMVVAFAGSALADPPTALPGNADALESTFQPAFDYDTDGCYPTPAIGPDGTINPGLNPSGALNGHCRDSWDLDNTNGYSREKCNNGWCAIIYGLYMEKDQAVVGSGLGGHRNDWEHVVVWVQDNEAKYVSTSAHGNFNIYTRDQIRWDGTHPKVVYHKDGIGTHCFRPANTNDEPPENHYHTWQFPTLVGWNGYPAGLRDKLSAYNFGSASFGLKDANFNSHLSKAKPAGIAFDPNA from the coding sequence GTGACAAGAAGCTCGCGTACCCGCAGGGTCTCGCTCGTCCTCGGCAGCGCCGTCGCTATGGTCGTCGCCTTCGCGGGCAGCGCCCTCGCCGACCCGCCCACGGCCTTGCCCGGGAACGCGGACGCGCTGGAGTCGACGTTCCAGCCGGCCTTCGACTACGACACCGACGGCTGCTACCCCACGCCCGCCATCGGCCCCGACGGCACGATCAACCCGGGCCTCAACCCCTCCGGGGCCCTGAACGGCCACTGCCGCGACTCCTGGGACCTGGACAACACCAACGGGTACTCCCGCGAGAAGTGCAACAACGGCTGGTGCGCCATCATCTACGGCCTCTACATGGAGAAGGACCAGGCCGTCGTCGGCAGCGGCCTCGGCGGGCACCGCAACGACTGGGAGCACGTCGTGGTGTGGGTCCAGGACAACGAGGCCAAGTACGTCTCCACGTCGGCCCACGGCAACTTCAACATCTACACCCGTGACCAGATCCGCTGGGACGGAACACACCCCAAGGTCGTCTACCACAAGGACGGCATCGGCACGCACTGCTTCCGGCCCGCGAACACCAACGACGAGCCGCCGGAGAACCACTACCACACCTGGCAGTTCCCGACCCTGGTCGGCTGGAACGGCTACCCCGCCGGGCTCCGCGACAAGCTGAGCGCGTACAACTTCGGCAGCGCCTCGTTCGGCCTCAAGGACGCCAACTTCAACTCCCACCTGTCCAAGGCCAAGCCGGCCGGCATCGCGTTCGACCCCAACGCCTGA
- a CDS encoding SDR family NAD(P)-dependent oxidoreductase, which produces MTNARIAANARIALVTGANQGLGFALVEGLAARMARDDLVLLTGRDAHRVAEAVARVDASAATVSRVEGRVLDVTDARAVRELAAELGARHGGVDIVVSNASAMLTPDRSQSEQADAFIDVANGGAHAVLRSFGPVLRPGGRLIVVASSLGTLGHLDARLHALFDGSSLDEVEAAVESWRAAVHAGTERELGWPQWINVPSKVAQVAAVRAVAAERRDADLARGTLVAAVCPGLVDTPLSRPWFTDFSQAQTPAQAAVAILDLLLREKADPAQYGELVRFGEVLPWHAGRPPRHQEQLLNS; this is translated from the coding sequence ATGACCAACGCACGCATCGCCGCCAACGCACGCATCGCTCTTGTCACCGGAGCCAATCAGGGGCTCGGCTTCGCGCTCGTCGAAGGGCTCGCCGCCCGGATGGCCCGCGACGACCTGGTCCTGCTCACCGGGCGCGACGCCCACCGGGTCGCCGAGGCCGTCGCGCGGGTCGACGCGTCCGCGGCCACCGTGAGCCGGGTCGAGGGCCGCGTCCTCGACGTCACCGACGCCCGGGCCGTTCGGGAACTGGCTGCCGAACTCGGCGCGCGCCACGGCGGGGTGGACATCGTGGTGTCCAACGCGAGCGCCATGCTGACGCCGGACCGGTCGCAGTCCGAGCAGGCCGACGCCTTCATCGATGTCGCCAACGGGGGCGCGCACGCGGTGCTGCGCTCCTTCGGCCCCGTACTGCGCCCCGGTGGGCGGCTGATCGTCGTGGCCAGTTCGCTGGGCACGCTGGGTCATCTCGACGCCCGACTGCATGCGCTGTTCGACGGCTCCTCGCTCGACGAGGTGGAGGCGGCGGTCGAGTCCTGGCGGGCCGCCGTGCACGCGGGTACCGAGCGGGAACTCGGCTGGCCCCAGTGGATCAACGTTCCGTCCAAGGTGGCCCAGGTCGCCGCCGTGCGGGCGGTCGCGGCCGAGCGCCGGGACGCCGACCTGGCGCGCGGCACCCTGGTCGCGGCCGTCTGCCCGGGGCTCGTGGACACCCCGCTGTCACGCCCGTGGTTCACCGACTTCAGCCAGGCACAGACCCCGGCGCAGGCCGCCGTCGCGATCCTCGATCTGCTGCTGCGCGAGAAGGCCGATCCGGCGCAGTACGGCGAACTGGTGCGGTTCGGGGAGGTGCTGCCGTGGCACGCGGGCCGGCCGCCGCGCCACCAGGAGCAGCTTCTCAACTCGTAG